The Kitasatospora sp. NBC_00374 genome has a segment encoding these proteins:
- a CDS encoding M64 family metallopeptidase, producing MTTSDGTVQGRTQIFGSAPRSRAFTIVLLGDGFTAAQQADFNTACAAFVTALRATPPYDELSPAINVWRVNVASTDTGADDPVSGGGTGATARTYFDSTFGANGIRRLLVCNNTTVLSTAAAQVPEFSVAIVVVNSTVYGGSGGSVGTYSLAGGATEIAVHEIGHTAYGLADEYPYYAGGNETGHDHHPAGEPSEPNVTLNTARATLKWGWAVAAATALPTMSNPDCSAVDGRASTVPAGTVGCFEGAHYYHCGAFRPEYTCKMRELGVPFCRVCRQVIWNRIGPLATLPARDRTPISVVARYPEHLDVFAVAADGRTMSNWWDQSSGWAGWFQVSGGVASPGGPGSPITSIARYAGHLDLFTVGTDGRVYSTWWDQSSGWAGWFRVGGLVARPGSTVNVVSRYTDHLDLFTTASDGRTMSTWWDARTGWAADWFHLGGGVAAAGATVTAVARYPFHLDVFTVGTDNRVYSCWWDERSGWAGWFPLPGITCRPDSTVTAVARHRDHLDLFTTASDGRTMSTWWDARTGWAGWFQVSGGTASPGSPITAVVRYTNHLDLFVVGTDNRIYSTWWHDTTGWAAWFNVSGGVARPGSQIAALTRVTEHLDLFAVGADGVVTSAWWDASGGWSGWFPLGVT from the coding sequence ATGACCACCTCCGACGGCACCGTCCAGGGCCGCACCCAGATCTTCGGCTCCGCACCGCGCAGCCGGGCCTTCACCATCGTGCTGCTCGGCGACGGGTTCACCGCCGCGCAGCAGGCCGACTTCAACACCGCCTGCGCGGCCTTCGTGACCGCGCTGCGCGCCACCCCGCCGTACGACGAGCTCTCGCCCGCCATCAACGTCTGGCGGGTCAACGTCGCCTCCACCGACACGGGTGCCGACGACCCGGTCAGCGGTGGCGGCACGGGGGCGACGGCCCGCACGTACTTCGACTCGACCTTCGGCGCGAACGGCATCCGGCGGCTGCTGGTCTGCAACAACACCACGGTGCTCAGCACGGCCGCGGCGCAGGTGCCGGAGTTCAGTGTCGCGATCGTCGTGGTGAACTCCACGGTCTACGGCGGCAGCGGCGGTTCGGTCGGCACCTACTCCCTCGCGGGCGGCGCGACCGAGATCGCCGTCCACGAGATCGGGCACACGGCGTACGGGCTGGCGGACGAGTACCCGTACTACGCGGGCGGCAACGAGACCGGCCACGACCACCACCCGGCGGGCGAGCCGTCCGAGCCGAACGTCACGCTCAACACCGCCCGTGCCACCCTCAAGTGGGGCTGGGCGGTCGCCGCGGCCACCGCGCTGCCGACGATGAGCAACCCCGACTGCTCGGCGGTGGACGGCCGGGCCAGCACCGTACCGGCCGGCACGGTCGGCTGCTTCGAGGGAGCGCACTACTACCACTGCGGCGCGTTCCGGCCGGAGTACACCTGCAAGATGCGTGAACTCGGCGTCCCATTCTGCCGGGTGTGCCGGCAGGTGATCTGGAACCGGATCGGGCCGCTGGCCACCCTGCCCGCCCGTGACCGCACCCCGATCAGCGTGGTCGCCCGCTACCCCGAGCACCTGGACGTCTTCGCGGTCGCGGCGGACGGCCGGACCATGTCGAACTGGTGGGACCAGTCGAGTGGCTGGGCCGGCTGGTTCCAGGTCTCCGGGGGCGTGGCCTCGCCCGGCGGCCCGGGATCGCCGATCACCTCGATCGCCCGGTACGCCGGACACCTGGACCTGTTCACGGTGGGCACCGACGGCCGGGTCTACAGCACCTGGTGGGACCAGTCGAGCGGCTGGGCCGGGTGGTTCCGGGTGGGCGGCCTGGTGGCCCGCCCGGGTTCCACCGTCAACGTCGTCAGCCGCTACACCGACCACCTGGACCTCTTCACCACCGCCTCCGACGGCCGGACCATGTCGACCTGGTGGGACGCCCGCACCGGCTGGGCGGCGGACTGGTTCCACCTGGGCGGCGGGGTCGCGGCCGCAGGTGCCACCGTCACCGCCGTGGCCCGCTACCCGTTCCACCTCGACGTCTTCACCGTGGGGACGGACAACCGGGTCTACAGCTGCTGGTGGGACGAGCGCAGCGGCTGGGCCGGCTGGTTCCCGCTGCCGGGCATCACCTGCCGGCCGGACTCGACGGTGACCGCGGTGGCCCGCCACCGGGACCACCTCGATCTGTTCACCACCGCCTCCGACGGCCGGACCATGTCGACCTGGTGGGACGCCCGCACCGGCTGGGCGGGCTGGTTCCAGGTCTCCGGGGGCACGGCCTCGCCCGGCTCACCGATCACCGCAGTGGTGCGCTACACCAATCACCTGGACCTGTTCGTCGTCGGCACCGACAACCGGATCTACTCGACCTGGTGGCACGACACCACCGGCTGGGCGGCCTGGTTCAACGTGTCCGGCGGAGTGGCCAGGCCCGGCAGCCAGATCGCCGCCCTGACCAGGGTCACCGAGCACCTGGACCTGTTCGCGGTCGGCGCGGACGGGGTCGTCACCAGCGCCTGGTGGGACGCCTCCGGCGGCTGGTCGGGCTGGTTCCCGCTCGGCGTCACCTGA
- the cobF gene encoding precorrin-6A synthase (deacetylating), which translates to MQHILVIGIGAGDPDHLTLQAAKALARTDVFFILDKNEERQDMIRLRRQILTEHGRPGHRVVGVPDAERDRTTPAYAAAVDDWRSRRADLVEQLIAEHLGPDETGAFLVWGDPSLYDSVIAVVDEVLARGAAAFAYEVIPGISSISALAARHRTTLTRVGRPVQVTTGRRLARGFPEDVDDVVVMLDGRAAFTEIDPEGLEIFYGAYLGTPDEILAAGPLEETAPRIRELREEARARKGWIMDSYLLRRSESGSTEH; encoded by the coding sequence ATGCAGCACATCCTCGTCATCGGCATCGGGGCGGGCGACCCCGACCACCTGACCCTGCAGGCGGCCAAGGCCCTCGCCCGCACCGACGTCTTCTTCATCCTCGACAAGAACGAGGAACGGCAGGACATGATCCGGCTGCGCCGGCAGATCCTCACCGAGCACGGGCGGCCCGGCCACCGCGTCGTCGGCGTCCCGGACGCCGAACGGGACCGCACCACCCCCGCGTACGCCGCGGCCGTCGACGACTGGCGCAGCCGCCGGGCCGACCTGGTCGAGCAGCTGATCGCCGAGCACCTCGGCCCGGACGAGACCGGCGCCTTCCTGGTCTGGGGCGACCCGAGCCTGTACGACAGTGTGATCGCCGTCGTGGACGAGGTGCTGGCGCGCGGCGCCGCCGCGTTCGCGTACGAGGTGATCCCGGGCATCAGCAGCATCTCGGCGCTCGCCGCCCGGCACCGCACCACGCTGACCCGGGTCGGGCGCCCGGTCCAGGTCACCACCGGCCGCCGGCTCGCCCGGGGCTTCCCCGAGGACGTGGACGACGTGGTGGTGATGCTGGACGGGCGCGCCGCCTTCACCGAGATCGACCCCGAGGGGCTGGAGATCTTCTACGGCGCGTACCTCGGCACGCCCGACGAGATCCTGGCCGCCGGGCCGCTAGAGGAGACCGCGCCGCGGATCCGTGAACTGCGGGAGGAGGCGCGGGCGCGGAAGGGCTGGATCATGGACAGTTATCTGCTGCGGCGCTCGGAGAGCGGGAGCACCGAGCACTGA
- a CDS encoding M1 family metallopeptidase, giving the protein MRTRLTVSATAAAAALFLAVPASAAPIGQPGAPGIGDRYYPTYGNGGYDVSHYDIRLKYDPATDRLEGTATLLATATQNLSRFDLDFALDVGEVLVNGRPAAFAATGEQELEITPAVPLAKGAPATVVVRYSGTPSKVSRYGFTGWLRTPDGGIAANEPESAWWWFPSNDHPSDKATFDVSVLVPDGTQAISNGVLTSQVSRLGWTRYSYRENKPQATYLATLAVGRFDVVSDTTAGGLPVLTAYSRDLGDNAGAARASVERTGELVDWLSGYFGPYPFSSVGGYVPNVTTGYALETQSQIFYSPRQFARGANTGVVVHELAHQWYGDSVSLTRWSDIWLNEGFARYAQWLWSEHEGEGTAQELADYTYAAYPADDPFWTVRPGDPGPDRQFDTAVYERGALTVQALRNTVGDEAFFRILKGWPTEHRYGNATIGQFQAYAERVSGKPLGALLDTWLFTPAKPAAPTLPAAAAGVRPAAPAAAGELREPRSWKKLQESNSVHEHRPSAG; this is encoded by the coding sequence TTGCGCACGAGGCTGACCGTCTCTGCCACCGCCGCTGCCGCCGCCCTCTTCCTCGCCGTCCCCGCCTCCGCCGCCCCGATCGGGCAGCCCGGCGCGCCCGGCATCGGAGACCGCTACTACCCGACCTACGGGAACGGCGGCTACGACGTCTCGCACTACGACATCCGGCTCAAGTACGACCCGGCCACCGACCGCCTGGAGGGCACCGCGACCCTGCTCGCCACCGCCACCCAGAACCTCTCCCGGTTCGACCTCGACTTCGCCCTCGACGTCGGCGAGGTGCTCGTCAACGGGCGGCCGGCCGCGTTCGCCGCCACCGGCGAGCAGGAACTGGAGATCACCCCGGCCGTGCCGCTCGCCAAGGGCGCCCCCGCCACCGTGGTGGTGCGCTACTCCGGCACCCCGTCCAAGGTCTCCCGGTACGGCTTCACCGGCTGGCTGCGCACCCCGGACGGCGGCATCGCCGCCAACGAGCCGGAGTCGGCCTGGTGGTGGTTCCCCAGCAACGACCACCCCTCGGACAAGGCCACCTTCGACGTCTCCGTCCTGGTGCCCGACGGCACCCAGGCGATCAGCAACGGCGTGCTCACCTCGCAGGTGTCCCGGCTCGGCTGGACCAGGTACAGCTACCGGGAGAACAAGCCCCAGGCCACCTACCTGGCCACCCTCGCCGTCGGCCGCTTCGACGTGGTCTCCGACACCACCGCCGGCGGTCTGCCCGTCCTCACCGCGTACAGCAGGGACCTCGGCGACAACGCCGGCGCCGCCCGCGCCAGCGTCGAGCGCACCGGCGAACTCGTCGACTGGCTGAGCGGCTACTTCGGGCCCTACCCGTTCAGCTCCGTCGGCGGCTACGTGCCCAACGTGACCACCGGCTACGCGCTGGAGACCCAGAGCCAGATCTTCTACAGCCCACGGCAGTTCGCCCGCGGCGCCAACACCGGCGTCGTCGTCCACGAACTCGCCCACCAGTGGTACGGCGACAGCGTCTCGCTCACCCGCTGGAGCGACATCTGGCTCAACGAGGGCTTCGCCCGCTACGCGCAGTGGCTCTGGTCCGAGCACGAGGGCGAGGGCACCGCGCAGGAACTGGCCGACTACACCTACGCCGCCTACCCCGCCGACGACCCCTTCTGGACGGTGCGGCCCGGCGACCCGGGCCCGGACCGGCAGTTCGACACCGCCGTGTACGAGCGCGGCGCACTCACCGTCCAGGCGCTGCGCAACACCGTCGGCGACGAGGCGTTCTTCCGGATCCTCAAGGGCTGGCCCACCGAGCACCGGTACGGCAACGCCACCATCGGGCAGTTCCAGGCCTACGCCGAACGGGTCTCCGGCAAGCCGCTCGGCGCCCTGCTGGACACCTGGCTGTTCACCCCGGCCAAGCCGGCCGCCCCCACCCTCCCGGCGGCTGCCGCCGGGGTGCGGCCCGCCGCCCCGGCCGCAGCCGGGGAACTCCGGGAGCCGCGCTCCTGGAAGAAGCTCCAGGAGAGCAACTCCGTGCACGAGCACCGGCCTTCGGCCGGCTGA
- a CDS encoding UBP-type zinc finger domain-containing protein, with the protein MADEQIPGIDPTVAPSGEGCVECLAGEGPGWWLHLRRCAACGHIGCCDSSPSQHGTRHARAAGHPFLASFEPGESWLWNIETEQYYEGPELAGPPCHPAAQPTPGPQGRVPADWRQHLH; encoded by the coding sequence ATGGCCGACGAGCAGATCCCGGGGATCGACCCGACGGTGGCACCGAGCGGGGAGGGGTGCGTGGAGTGCCTGGCGGGCGAGGGGCCCGGCTGGTGGCTGCACCTGCGCCGCTGCGCGGCCTGCGGACACATCGGCTGCTGCGACTCCTCGCCCTCGCAGCACGGCACGCGGCACGCCAGGGCGGCCGGCCACCCCTTCCTGGCCAGCTTCGAGCCGGGCGAGAGCTGGCTGTGGAACATCGAGACCGAGCAGTACTACGAGGGGCCGGAGCTGGCCGGTCCTCCCTGCCACCCGGCGGCCCAGCCGACCCCGGGTCCGCAGGGGAGGGTGCCCGCGGACTGGCGGCAGCACCTGCACTGA